The Betaproteobacteria bacterium genome includes a region encoding these proteins:
- the mobB gene encoding molybdopterin-guanine dinucleotide biosynthesis protein B, protein MKVFGFAGFSGSGKTTLIEALLPRFVMEGLRVSLVKHAHHEFDIDRPGKDSYRHREAGATEVMLASAKRWVLMHELRNAAEPELPELLARFAPCDLVLVEGFKRQPIPKLEIHRAAAARPLLFRHDEHVIAIATDEPIDTLLPQFDLEDYDAIAEFILAHLDLLRAAPRLRRVT, encoded by the coding sequence ATGAAGGTATTCGGCTTTGCAGGCTTTTCCGGCAGCGGCAAGACGACGCTGATCGAGGCACTCCTTCCGCGCTTCGTCATGGAGGGGCTGCGCGTTTCGCTCGTCAAGCACGCTCACCACGAGTTCGACATCGATCGCCCCGGCAAGGATTCCTATCGGCACCGCGAGGCGGGAGCGACCGAGGTCATGCTCGCTTCCGCCAAGCGCTGGGTGCTCATGCACGAACTGCGCAACGCGGCCGAACCGGAGTTGCCGGAACTGCTCGCGCGGTTTGCGCCCTGCGACCTCGTGCTCGTCGAAGGCTTCAAGCGGCAGCCGATTCCGAAGCTCGAGATCCATCGCGCGGCTGCAGCGCGTCCGCTGCTCTTCCGCCATGACGAACACGTCATCGCGATCGCGACCGACGAACCCATCGACACGCTGCTGCCGCAGTTCGATCTCGAAGACTACGATGCGATCGCCGAATTCATCCTCGCGCATCTCGATCTGCTGCGCGCGGCGCCGCGACTGCGTCGGGTGACCTGA
- a CDS encoding ATP-binding cassette domain-containing protein encodes MTTHFVRIDGVARRFGSRTVLRGVAARFLSGESYVLTGDNGSGKSTLMRILAGLDAADAGTLEIDGRAADLRRFPEALRGDIVYVHQHPYLFDTSIAENIGFGLKARHVAAGERQRIVADALEWAGLGHVAKVRPGKLSGGEKQRVAMARAKVLHPRLFLLDEPTANLDREGRHRVLDLIHDLGQGENCVVVACHDQEIIDLPYMHQLRLEAGHLHAVPRAGARPVSAACQVP; translated from the coding sequence GTGACGACCCATTTCGTCCGGATCGACGGTGTCGCCAGGCGATTCGGCAGCCGCACGGTGCTGCGCGGCGTGGCCGCGCGCTTCCTTTCCGGCGAAAGCTACGTGCTCACCGGCGACAACGGCTCGGGCAAGTCGACGCTGATGCGCATCCTCGCCGGCCTCGACGCGGCAGACGCCGGCACTTTGGAGATCGACGGACGGGCGGCGGACCTGCGGCGGTTCCCGGAAGCCCTGCGCGGCGACATCGTTTACGTCCACCAGCATCCCTATCTGTTCGATACCAGCATCGCCGAGAACATCGGCTTCGGACTGAAGGCACGGCACGTCGCGGCCGGTGAGCGCCAGCGGATCGTGGCCGATGCGCTGGAATGGGCAGGTCTCGGTCACGTCGCGAAAGTACGCCCCGGCAAGCTCTCCGGCGGGGAGAAGCAGCGAGTCGCCATGGCGCGCGCCAAGGTGCTGCATCCGCGCCTCTTCCTGCTCGACGAGCCGACCGCCAATCTGGACCGCGAGGGCCGCCACCGCGTGCTCGACCTGATCCACGACCTCGGTCAGGGCGAGAACTGCGTGGTGGTCGCGTGTCACGACCAGGAAATCATCGACCTGCCCTACATGCATCAGTTGAGGCTCGAAGCCGGCCACCTCCACGCCGTGCCACGCGCGGGGGCGCGACCAGTCTCCGCCGCCTGCCAGGTCCCCTGA
- a CDS encoding ABC transporter permease produces the protein MDLIEPTRQAFVLLFTGDRTLWRIIWTSLYCSTVAIALIAPPAVALGFLMAKVRFPGRRALVVAVQGLLSFPTVVVGLTLYMLLSRQGPLGFLKLLFTPEAMIIGYMAIAFPVLVVFTLAAVQGADPRVYETARSLGAHRFVAAWTTLREVRFGVMASIFNGFGRVVSEVGCSVMVGGNIAGLTRNIPTAIALETSKGEFAQGIALGFVLIALALGINALLSFLQGEGGMT, from the coding sequence GTGGATCTCATCGAGCCGACGCGGCAGGCGTTCGTCCTGCTCTTCACGGGCGATCGCACCCTGTGGCGGATCATCTGGACCTCGCTCTATTGCTCGACGGTGGCGATCGCGCTGATCGCCCCGCCGGCAGTCGCGCTCGGCTTTCTGATGGCGAAGGTGCGCTTTCCCGGCCGGCGCGCGCTGGTCGTCGCGGTGCAGGGGCTGCTCTCCTTCCCGACCGTGGTGGTCGGCCTCACGCTCTACATGCTGCTGTCGCGCCAGGGTCCGCTCGGCTTCCTCAAGCTGCTCTTCACGCCCGAGGCGATGATCATCGGGTACATGGCGATCGCGTTTCCGGTGCTCGTCGTGTTCACGCTCGCCGCGGTGCAGGGTGCAGACCCGCGCGTGTACGAGACCGCGCGCAGCCTCGGCGCGCACCGATTCGTGGCCGCCTGGACCACCTTGCGCGAGGTGCGCTTTGGCGTGATGGCGTCGATCTTCAACGGCTTCGGCCGTGTGGTGTCGGAGGTCGGGTGCTCCGTCATGGTGGGCGGCAACATCGCCGGGCTCACACGCAACATCCCGACGGCCATCGCGCTCGAGACGAGCAAGGGCGAGTTCGCCCAGGGCATCGCGCTGGGGTTCGTCCTCATTGCGCTCGCGCTCGGCATCAACGCGCTGCTCTCCTTCCTGCAGGGGGAGGGCGGGATGACATGA